The following nucleotide sequence is from Hippopotamus amphibius kiboko isolate mHipAmp2 chromosome 11, mHipAmp2.hap2, whole genome shotgun sequence.
ATGATTATGAAAGTACCTGATGCTAAAATGAAGTGAATTAAGCAAAAGCTTTCTATCAAGGGATGTTTGGAATCATGTATTTTCTTGTGCAGTcaggaaaatagaaaactattggttatttttacatacatatacatacgtgTAACAATAAAAGTACATACTGGttatttttacatacatatacatacatatttatgtataatttagTAAAAGTACACATTTGTAATTTAATAAAAGTTACACAGGCTtcggaataaaaaacaaaacccgtGCTGAAGTGTTCCAGAAACTGAAATTGGAACCACATGTACAGGGTCCGGGCATACAGGAAATAAGCTGAGAGGTACTAGAATCTCGAAGCTTGGAGGGGAGGCCTGGTGGAGGTAAGGCTCTGAATTCTGTGGGGCAGGAAGGTGATTCTGGGAGTGAAGAATCCAATCTGGGGAAGGGTACAAGGGAAGCTAGAAACTGAAACCAAATCCTAGTACCCGGGTGCCACACCATTGCTAGAATAGAAAGTTTCCTCTTCTAACACCACCAAGCCAACCAGCCTCCTTTGATTTCCTAATTAAGGCATGGTGGACAGAAACTTTGGCCTTTGTAGCATAGATTTTAGAAAGCTTTGGGGCAGAAGACTTGAAACAGAGAAGGCCACAAGCACTTCTccacatacagtatttatttgaaaaaataatttaacaaactCAGATATTAATATGTGCTTAAATAATCTCTCTAAAAGTAAAGCCGGAAAAAAGCATCACAACTCCTCAAATGAAAATTAAGTGGCTCTGAAAAGAGCCTTTGGTTTAACAGCACCTAAACACATTTACTTGGAGCTGGTGTACTTGGTGACAGCCTTGGTGCCCTCGGACACAGCGTGCTTGGCCAGCTCCCCGGGCAGCAGCAGGCGCACGGCCGTCTGGATCTCTCTAGAGGTGATGGTCGAGCGCTTGTTGTAATGCGCCAGGCGCGACGCCTCTCCTGCGATACGCTCGAAAATGTCGTTGACGAACGAATTCATGATGCCCATGGCCTTGGAAGAGATGCCGGTGTCCGGGTGAACCTGCTTTAACACCTTGTACACGTAAACGGAATAGCTCTCCTTGCGACTGCGCTTACGTTTCTTACCATCTTTCTTCTGGGCCTTAGTCACAGCCTTTTTGGAGCCCTTTTTGGGGGCTGGTGCAGACTTGGCTGGCTCAGGCATCTCCTGCAATACTCAAAACCTTCCAAAAACAAATTAGAATAATACCTCGTTATAGCTACAATCTCATCTTTTATAGGCGGTCTATGCAAATAAGGTATGCAAGAATCTCCAGACCTGATTTGATAATGCGTTAGTGACGAGATTATGTAAAGATACTTGCATCACATCTCCTTTCTTATTGGTTGGCTCgtaaaaagatgatttttaacCAATCCTATCTCACATTTTACAATTCCACCCAAAACTATAACTGTCATCTTGTTGCtcctcaaaaaacattttttttgtttttcctgtggcTGTTTTCTCACTGTTCAGATTCAGTATGTCTGGGCGCGGGAAGCAAGGAGGCAAAGCTCGGGCCAAGGCCAAGACTCGCTCCTCGCGGGCCGGGCTCCAGTTCCCCGTGGGCCGAGTGCACCGCCTGCTCCGCAAAGGAAACTACTCCGAGCgggtcggggccggggcgccggtGTACCTGGCGGCGGTGCTGGAGTACCTGACGGCCGAGATCCTGGAGCTGGCGGGCAACGCGGCCCGCGACAACAAGAAGACGCGCATCATCCCGCGCCACCTGCA
It contains:
- the LOC130831721 gene encoding histone H2A type 1-B, with amino-acid sequence MSGRGKQGGKARAKAKTRSSRAGLQFPVGRVHRLLRKGNYSERVGAGAPVYLAAVLEYLTAEILELAGNAARDNKKTRIIPRHLQLAIRNDEELNKLLGRVTIAQGGVLPNIQAVLLPKKTESHHKAKGK
- the LOC130831739 gene encoding histone H2B type 1-C/E/F/G/I, whose protein sequence is MPEPAKSAPAPKKGSKKAVTKAQKKDGKKRKRSRKESYSVYVYKVLKQVHPDTGISSKAMGIMNSFVNDIFERIAGEASRLAHYNKRSTITSREIQTAVRLLLPGELAKHAVSEGTKAVTKYTSSK